The Trichocoleus sp. FACHB-46 genome has a segment encoding these proteins:
- a CDS encoding mechanosensitive ion channel family protein gives MDSMLDALGTGTGIELSLLALVGLLLVFGSRRIPAWVNWMLDRFASPPVKEFYQKVVGPHQELGWVVAILGLVELLALLIPEKRGQAFVEVPVSLGLTITASWFVSRLFKQFFEFYILEAVIKSGRKSNSEFLILMQLLANVGIVIIAIVLFAQTHRINIVGLIASLGIGGLSVAFAAQKTLEQLLGGIVLYLDRPFVVDDYIGLPDGVFGRVESIGLRSTKIRTSGKGTLVIVPNSSLTQLTIENYTGGKKVMALVYLNFYQVIAIADRALVQQIIIDSTDDIFGIDTQNTIVTFKDFTDALGQARSQAQVTFFILGSEEVSMTLRRQLLDIANQTITEKLKSYGITFDIEEPTIYVDAPITI, from the coding sequence ATGGATTCAATGTTGGATGCTTTGGGCACTGGCACCGGAATTGAGTTAAGTTTGCTCGCATTGGTGGGGCTGCTACTAGTGTTTGGCAGTCGTCGGATTCCTGCCTGGGTTAACTGGATGCTCGATCGCTTTGCTTCGCCGCCTGTGAAAGAGTTTTACCAAAAAGTTGTGGGGCCACACCAGGAACTCGGATGGGTAGTGGCGATTTTGGGGTTGGTAGAACTTCTGGCCCTGCTGATTCCGGAGAAACGAGGGCAAGCGTTTGTTGAAGTGCCCGTCAGCCTCGGTTTAACCATTACTGCAAGTTGGTTTGTCTCTCGTTTATTCAAGCAATTCTTTGAGTTTTATATTTTAGAAGCAGTTATTAAAAGCGGGCGGAAGTCAAATAGTGAATTCCTAATTTTGATGCAATTGCTGGCGAACGTTGGCATTGTCATCATCGCGATCGTACTCTTTGCCCAAACGCACCGCATCAACATCGTTGGCTTAATTGCTAGCTTGGGCATTGGCGGTTTATCGGTGGCTTTTGCCGCCCAGAAAACACTAGAACAACTCTTAGGAGGAATTGTTTTATATCTCGATCGCCCCTTTGTCGTAGATGACTATATTGGCTTACCAGATGGCGTATTTGGACGGGTAGAATCAATTGGTTTACGCTCAACTAAAATTCGCACATCTGGCAAAGGAACGCTGGTGATTGTACCTAATAGCTCTCTAACACAGTTAACGATTGAGAATTACACAGGTGGCAAGAAAGTGATGGCTTTGGTTTACTTGAATTTCTATCAAGTCATTGCGATCGCTGACCGAGCTTTAGTTCAGCAAATCATTATTGATAGTACAGATGATATTTTTGGCATTGATACCCAAAACACGATTGTCACATTTAAGGATTTCACCGATGCTTTAGGACAAGCGCGATCGCAAGCTCAAGTTACCTTCTTTATTTTGGGCTCAGAAGAAGTTTCGATGACGCTGCGGCGGCAACTTCTTGACATTGCCAATCAAACCATTACAGAAAAACTAAAATCCTACGGCATTACATTTGATATTGAAGAGCCAACCATTTATGTGGATGCTCCCATCACCATCTAA
- the mnmE gene encoding tRNA uridine-5-carboxymethylaminomethyl(34) synthesis GTPase MnmE, with protein sequence MSRGVTQGKTIAAIATAIVPQQGSVGIVRMSGAEAVAIAKTLFHAPGQQTWQSHQILYGYVRHPATQQVVDEALLLLMLTPRSYTREDVVEFHCHGGIMAVQQVLQLCLEQGAQLAQPGEFTLRAFLNGRLDLTQAESIADLVGARSPQAAQTALAGLQGKLAYPIRQLRTTCLDILAEIEARIDFEEDLPPLNEPEIQAQLHQVVAEVTQILATAEQGELLRSGLKVAIVGRPNVGKSSLLNAWSRSDRAIVTDLPGTTRDVVESQLVVGGIPVQVLDTAGIRDTEDQVEKIGVERSRSAAQAADLVLFTFDAQVGWTEADQTIYDQVQHRPLILVINKIDLVTTQPLESITYPENIRRVVTTAAAQNQGISDLEQAILATVQTENLQAANLDLAINQRQAAALTRAKAALQQVHGTMSDRLPLDFWTIDLRGAIQALGEITGEEVTESVLDRIFSRFCIGK encoded by the coding sequence ATGTCTAGGGGAGTCACACAGGGAAAAACGATCGCGGCGATCGCCACCGCCATTGTGCCACAACAAGGAAGCGTTGGCATTGTGCGTATGTCTGGAGCTGAAGCAGTCGCGATCGCCAAAACCCTATTTCATGCTCCTGGGCAGCAGACTTGGCAGAGCCACCAAATTCTCTATGGCTATGTGCGCCATCCCGCAACCCAGCAAGTAGTAGACGAAGCCTTACTACTACTAATGCTGACTCCCCGTTCCTACACCCGTGAAGACGTGGTCGAATTTCACTGTCACGGTGGCATCATGGCGGTGCAGCAGGTTTTGCAGCTTTGCCTAGAACAGGGAGCACAACTGGCCCAACCAGGAGAATTTACCCTCCGAGCTTTCCTGAATGGCCGACTCGACCTTACCCAAGCCGAAAGCATTGCCGATTTAGTGGGAGCGCGATCGCCTCAAGCCGCCCAAACCGCTCTCGCAGGATTGCAAGGCAAACTCGCCTATCCCATTCGCCAACTCCGAACCACTTGTTTAGACATCTTGGCCGAAATTGAAGCCCGGATTGACTTTGAAGAAGACCTCCCACCCTTGAATGAGCCCGAAATTCAAGCCCAACTGCATCAAGTGGTGGCTGAAGTGACTCAGATTCTGGCCACTGCCGAACAAGGAGAACTGCTGCGGTCTGGCCTCAAAGTGGCGATCGTCGGTCGTCCCAATGTCGGCAAATCCAGCTTGCTCAATGCTTGGAGCCGTAGCGATCGCGCCATCGTCACCGATCTTCCTGGCACCACTCGTGATGTGGTCGAATCTCAGCTAGTAGTCGGTGGTATCCCCGTGCAAGTGTTGGATACCGCAGGAATCCGCGATACCGAGGATCAAGTAGAAAAAATTGGTGTAGAGCGATCGCGATCGGCAGCTCAAGCCGCTGATTTGGTGCTGTTCACATTTGATGCTCAAGTGGGCTGGACCGAGGCTGACCAAACCATCTATGACCAAGTGCAACACCGACCGTTGATTTTAGTCATCAACAAAATCGACTTAGTCACCACTCAACCGCTAGAATCCATTACTTATCCTGAAAACATCCGGCGAGTCGTTACCACAGCCGCCGCCCAGAATCAAGGAATCTCTGATCTGGAGCAAGCCATCCTCGCCACCGTCCAAACCGAAAATCTGCAAGCTGCCAATTTGGATCTAGCCATTAACCAACGCCAAGCCGCCGCCCTCACTCGTGCCAAAGCTGCCCTCCAGCAAGTTCATGGGACGATGAGCGATCGCCTCCCCCTCGATTTCTGGACAATTGATCTGCGCGGAGCCATTCAAGCCTTGGGAGAAATCACAGGCGAAGAAGTCACCGAATCTGTACTCGATCGCATCTTTAGCCGCTTTTGTATTGGTAAATAA
- a CDS encoding TIGR00297 family protein, which translates to MPAELASFNPWLIALALNSVLAAIAWFSPKKLLTPAGLLHAWFLGVLIWGTLGWQGYVVVMFYFLVGSAVTRIGMAQKEAEGIAEKRSGARGPENVWGSALVGALCALGAFVIPLLNPDNSARLFIPLLILGYVASFSTKLSDTSASEVGKAYGKRTFLITTLQAVPRGTEGAVSLEGTLAGILASAAIALVGWGVGLISLLGVALCIIAAFIATNLESVIGATLQSKYDWLTNEVVNILNTLIGAVAAISLAWLISP; encoded by the coding sequence ATGCCTGCTGAACTCGCGTCCTTCAATCCCTGGCTAATTGCTCTAGCTCTTAACTCTGTTCTAGCAGCGATCGCCTGGTTCTCCCCCAAGAAACTTCTCACCCCAGCAGGTCTACTCCATGCTTGGTTCTTGGGTGTTCTAATTTGGGGAACATTGGGTTGGCAGGGATATGTAGTCGTGATGTTCTATTTCCTAGTTGGCTCTGCTGTAACTCGGATTGGCATGGCTCAAAAGGAAGCAGAAGGAATTGCTGAAAAGCGTTCTGGAGCAAGAGGTCCAGAGAATGTTTGGGGTTCTGCATTAGTAGGTGCTTTATGTGCGCTAGGAGCGTTTGTCATTCCTCTGCTAAACCCTGATAACAGCGCTCGTCTCTTTATCCCTCTCTTAATCCTCGGTTATGTAGCTAGCTTTAGCACCAAACTCTCGGATACCTCTGCCAGCGAAGTAGGAAAAGCCTACGGTAAGCGCACTTTCCTGATTACAACTCTGCAAGCCGTACCGCGTGGAACTGAAGGCGCTGTCAGTTTAGAAGGTACTTTAGCGGGCATCTTAGCTTCTGCCGCGATCGCCCTTGTCGGATGGGGCGTGGGTTTAATTAGTTTGTTAGGTGTTGCTTTGTGCATTATTGCAGCCTTCATTGCCACTAATCTAGAAAGTGTGATCGGGGCTACACTGCAATCTAAATATGATTGGCTCACCAACGAAGTGGTGAATATCTTGAATACCTTGATTGGGGCAGTTGCAGCAATTTCACTAGCTTGGTTAATTTCTCCTTAG
- a CDS encoding ELWxxDGT repeat protein has translation MPAQLFDASFYRAFNSDLAGLTDEQASSHFLTYGLSEGRIFSPFVNLQFYQARNPDLAAAGLTSNQQLFQHLQDFGVAEGRAFSPFLDLDFYLANNPDVNQAFAGSREQAFQHLQTYGLSEARIFSPFVDLNFYLANNPDVAAFYGNNRFGVLQHLQMYGLNEGRAFSPFVDLNFYLANNPDVNQAFAGDRHLALQHLQTYGLNESRKFTPFFDLNYYKANNPDLIDAGLNNTQLLQHFQMYGLRENRVFAPAFDLNYYRSLNPDLVAAGLNERGIYEHFQRHGLAEGRLASPNFNVQVYLANNSDLIAEGFNNQQAYEHYLTFGQGEGRPGSDYVGDSLASARLVGLSATPNSITDFVGASDTADWYQFTLDRAGEWRRSLNVQNGKVTLQLAQDSNNNGAIEQGEILQTLTATSATTLADTGGILESGNYYVQIAPANSETNTNYSLSLAVNPSPLLANNTGLTLKTGSMRVIDSNQLRVVDADTNATQLIYTLKDVPLNGSLQLNGLAISVNQTFTQDDINQGRVSYQNNGGTITSDYFGFTVTDGTTTLDSNFNFSLGRNLPSLLKDINPGAGSSEIYDLTNVNGTLYFRANDGVHGSELWKSNGTPEGTVLVTDLNPGASSSSPIFLTSFNDKLYFAAAINNGTSFRSGLWSSDGTAEGTTLVKELFIVNHMDSPPESLLNVNGILYFSVYDEVTGHELWRSDGTAEGTVLVKDIATGSGGSRPYGLTNVNGTIYFMADDGIRGRELWKSDGTVEGTVLVKDINPGSSSSDPIFLINVDGTLLFYGTDGIRGKELWKSDGTAEGTVLVKDINPNSFFGSSPNFSGYVINNTLYFSANDITHGLELWKSDGTAEGTVLVKDISPGASSSSPLPGYVINDTLYFAARDGSNELGLWKTDGTLAGTTLIKDIDLWFQGPFGSEANLVNIDDTLYFTGDGGSNGIELWQTDGTPEGTSMVADISVGSGSSYPTYLTNINGTLYFTANDGVHGAELWMIEPSVVAG, from the coding sequence ATGCCTGCCCAGCTGTTCGATGCTAGTTTTTATCGTGCCTTTAATTCTGATTTGGCTGGACTTACAGATGAGCAGGCATCTTCTCACTTCCTTACCTATGGCTTGAGTGAAGGTCGCATCTTCTCTCCCTTTGTCAACCTCCAATTCTATCAAGCTCGTAATCCTGATTTGGCAGCAGCAGGTCTAACTAGCAATCAGCAGCTCTTCCAGCACCTGCAAGATTTTGGTGTTGCAGAAGGTCGAGCGTTTTCTCCCTTCTTAGATCTTGACTTTTATCTCGCCAATAACCCCGATGTCAACCAAGCTTTTGCAGGAAGTCGCGAACAAGCATTCCAGCATCTACAGACCTATGGCTTGAGCGAAGCCCGCATTTTCTCTCCCTTTGTAGACCTCAACTTTTATCTCGCCAATAATCCAGATGTAGCTGCCTTCTATGGCAATAACCGATTTGGAGTATTGCAGCACTTACAGATGTATGGGTTGAATGAAGGCCGAGCGTTTTCTCCGTTTGTAGATCTCAACTTTTACTTAGCGAATAACCCAGATGTGAATCAAGCCTTTGCAGGCGATCGCCACTTGGCTTTACAGCACTTGCAAACTTATGGCTTGAATGAAAGCCGAAAGTTCACTCCCTTCTTTGACCTCAACTACTATAAGGCGAACAACCCAGACTTGATTGATGCTGGACTGAACAATACTCAGTTGCTACAGCACTTTCAGATGTACGGATTGCGGGAGAACCGAGTTTTTGCGCCAGCCTTTGACTTGAACTACTATCGCTCCCTCAATCCAGATTTAGTGGCGGCTGGGCTTAATGAACGAGGCATATATGAGCACTTCCAGCGACATGGTTTAGCAGAGGGCCGACTGGCTTCTCCTAACTTTAATGTTCAAGTTTATCTGGCTAATAATTCAGATTTAATTGCAGAAGGTTTCAATAACCAGCAAGCCTACGAGCACTACCTAACGTTTGGTCAAGGAGAAGGTCGTCCAGGCAGTGACTATGTAGGTGACTCTCTAGCTAGTGCTCGGTTAGTCGGATTGAGTGCTACTCCAAATAGCATCACGGATTTTGTAGGTGCTTCAGACACGGCAGATTGGTATCAGTTCACGCTTGATAGAGCAGGGGAATGGCGGCGATCGCTCAATGTGCAGAATGGTAAAGTGACGTTACAACTTGCCCAAGATAGCAACAACAATGGCGCGATCGAACAAGGCGAAATTCTTCAAACTTTAACTGCTACCTCGGCTACAACTCTTGCAGACACTGGCGGCATCCTGGAATCAGGCAACTACTATGTGCAAATTGCGCCTGCTAATTCTGAAACAAACACAAATTATTCCTTGAGTCTTGCAGTTAATCCTTCGCCTCTGTTGGCCAATAATACTGGACTCACTCTCAAAACAGGCTCGATGAGAGTGATTGATAGTAATCAATTACGAGTAGTAGATGCTGATACGAATGCAACTCAGTTGATTTACACGCTCAAAGATGTGCCTCTTAATGGCAGTTTGCAGTTAAATGGTTTAGCCATAAGCGTGAATCAAACCTTTACCCAAGATGACATTAATCAAGGTCGAGTCAGTTATCAGAACAATGGAGGAACTATAACCAGCGACTATTTTGGCTTTACGGTAACTGATGGGACAACTACCCTCGATAGCAACTTTAACTTTTCTCTAGGTCGTAACCTGCCCAGCCTGTTAAAGGATATCAATCCCGGAGCAGGTAGTTCTGAGATCTATGATCTCACTAATGTTAATGGCACGCTTTATTTTCGGGCAAATGATGGTGTTCATGGCAGCGAGTTGTGGAAGAGCAATGGCACGCCTGAAGGCACAGTTTTAGTCACAGATCTTAATCCAGGGGCATCATCCTCTAGCCCTATTTTCCTCACTAGTTTCAATGACAAGCTTTACTTTGCTGCTGCCATCAACAATGGCACAAGTTTCAGATCTGGTCTTTGGAGCAGCGATGGTACAGCAGAGGGTACAACACTTGTCAAAGAACTATTCATTGTCAATCACATGGATTCTCCACCTGAGAGTTTGCTAAACGTCAATGGTATTCTCTACTTCAGTGTTTATGATGAAGTTACAGGTCATGAGTTGTGGAGAAGTGATGGTACGGCTGAGGGGACCGTCTTAGTCAAAGATATTGCTACAGGAAGTGGAGGCTCTCGTCCTTATGGTTTGACCAACGTTAATGGCACGATCTACTTTATGGCAGACGATGGCATTCGTGGGAGAGAGTTGTGGAAAAGCGATGGCACGGTTGAAGGCACTGTCTTAGTGAAAGATATTAATCCAGGGTCATCATCCTCTGATCCTATATTTCTCATAAATGTTGATGGCACTCTTTTGTTTTATGGTACTGACGGTATTCGTGGGAAAGAACTGTGGAAGAGCGATGGCACAGCTGAAGGCACTGTCTTAGTGAAAGATATTAATCCTAATTCTTTCTTTGGTTCTTCGCCCAATTTCTCAGGCTATGTCATTAACAACACTCTATACTTTTCTGCTAACGATATTACTCACGGCTTAGAACTGTGGAAGAGTGATGGCACAGCTGAAGGCACTGTCTTAGTGAAAGATATTAGTCCTGGTGCTAGTAGTTCCTCTCCTTTACCTGGCTATGTCATTAACGACACGCTTTACTTTGCAGCCAGGGATGGTAGCAATGAGCTTGGGCTTTGGAAAACAGATGGTACTTTAGCAGGCACAACTCTCATCAAGGATATTGACCTTTGGTTTCAGGGCCCGTTTGGTAGTGAGGCCAATCTGGTGAATATTGATGACACCCTATATTTCACAGGTGATGGTGGTTCTAATGGTATTGAATTATGGCAAACAGATGGTACTCCAGAAGGAACATCAATGGTTGCAGACATCTCGGTTGGTTCTGGGAGCTCGTACCCAACTTATCTAACTAACATTAATGGAACACTGTATTTTACAGCCAATGATGGCGTACATGGAGCTGAGCTCTGGATGATCGAGCCCAGTGTGGTAGCTGGATAG
- a CDS encoding SDR family oxidoreductase — translation MFLVTGATGGLGRKIVHTLCEQEKTVRAFVRLTSRYAELEHRGAEIFIGDLRQERDIQKACQGVQYVISAHGATGSSDGDAQTLDYRANIDLIDAAKANGVQHFVFISVLGGDRGYEDSPTFKAKFAVERYLQNSGLSYTILRPSGFSSNLLPLAEQFSNTGIYLLIGDPHNRSSIVSTDDLARISVDAVFNEAAHNQIFAVGGPEILKRSDIPAIFGRIFDRDPIVVNPPLFLFDSVRTAVGIVNSRTQKALGTLRTLLANEFFCTSKEIERLESTFHIKMESLETFLRRYLSV, via the coding sequence ATGTTTTTAGTCACTGGAGCCACCGGAGGGCTAGGTCGCAAAATTGTCCACACGCTGTGTGAGCAAGAAAAAACGGTACGAGCGTTTGTGCGGCTAACCTCCCGCTATGCCGAACTAGAACATCGTGGCGCAGAGATCTTTATTGGCGATTTGCGACAAGAACGCGATATCCAAAAGGCTTGCCAGGGTGTGCAATACGTCATTAGCGCTCACGGCGCTACTGGCTCTAGTGATGGTGATGCCCAAACGCTGGACTACCGCGCCAATATTGACTTAATTGATGCCGCCAAAGCGAATGGGGTGCAGCACTTCGTCTTTATTTCGGTGCTAGGAGGCGATCGCGGTTATGAAGACTCTCCCACCTTCAAAGCCAAGTTTGCGGTGGAGCGCTATCTACAAAACAGCGGCCTCAGCTACACCATCCTGCGGCCCTCTGGGTTTTCGTCTAACTTGCTGCCTCTCGCCGAGCAGTTTAGCAACACCGGAATCTATCTCTTGATTGGCGATCCTCACAATCGTTCCTCCATCGTCAGCACCGACGACCTCGCCAGAATTAGCGTTGATGCTGTTTTTAACGAAGCTGCTCACAATCAAATCTTTGCGGTGGGTGGACCCGAAATATTAAAGCGATCAGATATCCCTGCCATCTTTGGCCGCATCTTTGATCGCGATCCCATTGTGGTGAACCCTCCCTTATTCCTATTCGACAGTGTGAGAACCGCAGTTGGTATAGTTAACTCCAGAACCCAAAAGGCTTTGGGCACTCTCCGAACTCTCCTTGCTAATGAGTTTTTCTGCACTTCCAAGGAGATAGAGCGATTGGAATCTACCTTCCACATCAAAATGGAATCCCTCGAAACCTTCCTGCGGCGATATTTGAGTGTTTAG
- the xth gene encoding exodeoxyribonuclease III, with the protein MKIATWNVNSIRTRLEHVLNWLQANPVDVLCVQETKVIDADFPRSPFTDLGYHLYISGQKSYNGVALISRTPLEDITAGFTPILGESLVGELDAQKRVITGVLDGIRIVNLYVPNGSEVGSEKYVYKLRWLQVLREYLAALCLKDSSQPKILVCGDFNIALEDRDIHNPKGREKHIMASDHERAALQTVLELGFADVFRKFTEDGGHFSWWDYRSGSFQRNSGWRIDHHYLTPALYERAIACTIDVAPRQLEKPSDHAPVTVELEVAL; encoded by the coding sequence ATGAAGATTGCCACCTGGAACGTCAACTCCATTCGCACCCGTCTAGAGCATGTCCTCAACTGGTTGCAAGCCAATCCGGTTGATGTGTTGTGTGTGCAAGAAACCAAAGTTATAGATGCTGACTTTCCGCGATCGCCCTTCACCGATTTAGGCTACCACCTCTACATTTCTGGGCAAAAGTCTTACAACGGCGTTGCCCTAATCAGCCGCACTCCCTTAGAAGATATCACCGCTGGATTCACCCCAATTTTAGGCGAAAGCTTAGTAGGTGAACTTGATGCCCAAAAACGAGTGATTACAGGGGTTTTAGATGGCATTCGCATCGTCAATTTATACGTCCCCAACGGCTCCGAAGTGGGCAGCGAAAAGTATGTCTATAAACTGCGTTGGCTCCAGGTTCTCCGCGAGTATCTTGCAGCTTTATGCCTTAAAGACAGCAGCCAACCCAAAATTTTAGTTTGTGGCGACTTCAACATTGCTCTAGAAGACCGAGACATCCATAACCCCAAGGGCCGTGAAAAACACATTATGGCCTCGGATCACGAGCGCGCCGCTTTGCAAACAGTTCTAGAGCTGGGCTTTGCTGATGTGTTTCGCAAATTTACTGAGGATGGGGGGCACTTTAGTTGGTGGGACTACCGCTCTGGCTCGTTTCAACGCAATAGTGGTTGGCGGATCGACCATCACTACTTAACTCCCGCCTTGTACGAACGCGCGATCGCTTGCACCATCGACGTTGCCCCCCGCCAATTAGAGAAACCTAGCGACCATGCACCTGTAACTGTCGAACTGGAGGTCGCACTTTAG
- a CDS encoding cyclopropane-fatty-acyl-phospholipid synthase family protein, which translates to MEIQRRMAVAAKGIVLGIAIALLASSTQSFVSNSPVSASSPAVLSASVPVAEAPAVTPASSVSPGAPAVEKEVPYVVTPNEVVAEMLKVARVTDRDQLYDLGSGDGRIVLTAAQKYGTRGVGVELDPKLIQESNASAQKAGLGDRVKFLQQDLFQTNLRDATVVTLYLLPAVNLKLQPKLLNELKPGSRVVSHAFDLGDWKPDKTLTVKVPKTGRIHAVYYWVVPAQVAGNWQGTLATPLGRQPVNLLLRQQFQQVTGVATAGNATLAISNAKLTGNQISFTTNKKVQGQAATIQFTGRVEGNTLKGIATVQGAGLLTGKYNLVAQRR; encoded by the coding sequence ATGGAAATTCAGCGCCGGATGGCTGTGGCAGCTAAGGGCATCGTTTTAGGTATCGCGATCGCGCTCTTGGCCAGTTCTACTCAGTCTTTCGTCTCAAACTCCCCCGTCTCAGCTTCTAGTCCGGCGGTTTTGTCTGCGTCTGTTCCAGTGGCTGAGGCTCCTGCCGTTACCCCAGCTTCTAGCGTATCTCCTGGTGCCCCAGCCGTGGAGAAGGAGGTGCCTTATGTGGTGACGCCGAATGAAGTCGTGGCTGAGATGCTCAAAGTGGCGAGAGTTACAGATCGTGATCAGCTCTATGACTTAGGCTCCGGTGACGGGCGGATTGTCTTGACCGCAGCTCAGAAGTACGGCACTCGTGGGGTTGGAGTAGAACTCGACCCGAAGCTGATTCAAGAGAGTAATGCCAGCGCTCAAAAGGCGGGTTTGGGCGATCGCGTCAAGTTTTTGCAGCAGGATTTGTTTCAAACCAACCTCCGCGATGCCACCGTAGTAACTCTCTACTTGTTGCCTGCCGTTAACCTTAAATTGCAGCCTAAGCTCTTGAATGAACTTAAACCGGGGTCGCGAGTGGTTTCTCATGCCTTTGATCTGGGCGACTGGAAACCCGATAAAACCTTAACGGTGAAAGTGCCTAAAACCGGCCGCATTCACGCGGTTTACTATTGGGTGGTGCCAGCGCAGGTAGCAGGCAATTGGCAAGGAACGCTAGCTACCCCGTTGGGAAGACAGCCAGTCAATCTGCTATTGCGCCAGCAATTTCAGCAAGTAACTGGTGTAGCGACAGCCGGAAATGCCACGTTGGCCATTAGCAATGCCAAATTGACAGGCAATCAAATTAGCTTCACCACTAACAAAAAAGTGCAAGGTCAAGCGGCAACGATTCAGTTTACAGGGCGGGTAGAGGGCAACACACTGAAAGGAATTGCCACGGTCCAAGGGGCGGGTTTACTGACTGGGAAGTACAATTTGGTTGCTCAGCGTCGGTGA
- a CDS encoding cation diffusion facilitator family transporter, with protein MLHHHHSSHCDHSLPTASLDPGSTPIQKLRLLWIALILTGCFSLAELVVSHRSHSLALLADSGHLFSDTLSLALALLATWIARLPASEQAPFGYRRVEILAALANGLSLVAIACWVGWEAIARLQSPPTEILSLPMLITAVVGLGVNSLNAWFLHHDSHHDLNLRGAFLHMVADAISSVGVILAAIAVGKLHWLWADGAISLLVAGFIATGAIPLIQQSLNILLERTPQQIDLPTLAATFMQHEAVVSIDALKLWTVALGQEVLCVQLQVNLRDGLARDRLLQQIQTQMQQEFGIQEVIVQMILAPSQPAIATQLSPTLSNQIVLPSQ; from the coding sequence ATGCTTCACCATCATCACTCCTCGCATTGCGACCACTCCCTCCCCACTGCCTCTCTAGACCCAGGCAGCACCCCGATTCAGAAGCTGCGCTTACTGTGGATAGCGCTCATCCTGACGGGTTGTTTTTCGCTAGCGGAGTTAGTCGTGAGTCATCGCAGCCATAGTTTGGCATTGCTGGCTGATTCAGGGCATTTGTTCTCCGATACGCTATCACTCGCTTTAGCACTGTTAGCCACCTGGATTGCTCGTCTACCTGCTTCTGAACAAGCTCCTTTTGGCTACCGTCGGGTGGAGATTTTAGCGGCTTTAGCCAATGGGTTGAGTTTAGTCGCGATCGCCTGCTGGGTCGGATGGGAAGCGATCGCCCGTCTACAATCTCCCCCGACTGAAATCCTCAGCTTGCCCATGCTGATCACGGCTGTGGTGGGTTTAGGCGTGAATAGCTTAAATGCCTGGTTCTTGCATCACGACAGTCACCACGACTTGAACCTGCGGGGAGCCTTTTTGCACATGGTGGCCGATGCCATTAGTTCTGTGGGCGTCATCTTGGCAGCGATCGCAGTCGGCAAGCTGCACTGGCTCTGGGCCGATGGTGCGATTAGCTTACTTGTGGCTGGATTTATTGCCACTGGAGCCATTCCGCTGATTCAGCAAAGTTTGAATATTCTGCTAGAACGCACCCCTCAGCAGATTGATCTCCCAACCCTCGCAGCAACTTTCATGCAGCACGAAGCGGTGGTTAGCATTGACGCTCTGAAGCTTTGGACGGTCGCTCTGGGACAAGAAGTGCTGTGTGTGCAATTACAAGTGAACTTGAGAGATGGGCTAGCCCGCGATCGCTTGTTGCAGCAAATTCAAACGCAAATGCAGCAAGAATTCGGTATTCAGGAGGTCATAGTGCAAATGATCCTCGCTCCTTCGCAGCCCGCGATCGCGACGCAACTGTCACCGACGCTGAGCAACCAAATTGTACTTCCCAGTCAGTAA
- the cynS gene encoding cyanase yields MTIPAITQKLLAAKQIQGLSFTDLEKILGRDEVWIAALFYRQASASEDEASKLVEALGLGPDVASELTEYPLKGLGPVVPTDPLIYRFYEIMQVYGMPLKEVIQEKFGDGIMSAIDFTMDVEKETDPKGDRVKLTMSGKFLPYKKW; encoded by the coding sequence ATGACGATTCCAGCAATTACCCAGAAACTACTAGCTGCGAAGCAAATTCAAGGATTGAGTTTTACAGATTTAGAAAAAATTCTGGGACGCGATGAAGTCTGGATTGCCGCCTTGTTTTATCGCCAAGCGAGTGCTTCTGAGGATGAAGCTAGTAAATTAGTGGAGGCTTTAGGATTAGGGCCAGACGTAGCATCTGAGCTGACTGAATATCCCCTCAAAGGCCTAGGGCCAGTAGTACCAACCGATCCGCTAATTTATCGCTTCTACGAGATTATGCAGGTCTATGGCATGCCGTTGAAAGAAGTGATTCAGGAGAAATTTGGAGACGGCATCATGAGTGCGATCGACTTCACGATGGATGTAGAGAAGGAAACAGACCCGAAGGGCGATCGCGTCAAACTCACGATGTCTGGGAAATTCTTGCCTTACAAAAAGTGGTAG